Proteins encoded in a region of the Antedon mediterranea chromosome 2, ecAntMedi1.1, whole genome shotgun sequence genome:
- the LOC140040582 gene encoding isocitrate dehydrogenase [NADP], mitochondrial-like — protein sequence MASKLANIFRTVGGLPRILNTRCTIGVCNASNNREYSTNKRIEVAKPVVELDGDEMTRVIWEKIKETLIFPYLKVDCLYYDLGLPYRDQTDDQVTIDAALAIKEHNVGIKCATITPDEERVEEFKLKKMWLSPNGTIRNILGGTVFREPIICKAVPRLVPGWEKAIVIGRHAFGDQYKATDFVAPGPGKFEMTFTPSDGGDKQTWEVYNFTGAGGCGMGMYNTDESIAGFAHACFQYSLMKKWPLYMSTKNTILKRYDGRFKDIFQEIYEKDYVKQFEAANIWYEHRLIDDMVAQAVKSSGAFVWACKNYDGDVQSDIVAQGYGSLGLMTSVLVCPDGKTIESEAAHGTVTRHYREHQKGNSTSTNPVASIFAWTRGLEHRAKLDGNDDLKHFCQTLEKVCVDTIDSGKMTKDLAGCIHGIKNVKPEHFLQTMDFLAAIAENLNKQLK from the exons ATGGCAAGCAAATTAGCCAATATTTTCAGGACTGTTGGAGGTCTTCCAAGAATTCTCAATACAAGATGTACTATAGGGGTATGCAATGCATCAAATAATAGAGAAT ACTCAACGAACAAACGTATTGAAGTAGCAAAGCCTGTTGTAGAACTTGATGGCGATGAAATGACCAGAGTCATTTGGGAAAAAATCAAGGAAACT CTTATATTCCCCTATTTGAAAGTAGATTGCTTATATTATGATCTTGGATTACCGTACAGAGACCAAACTGATGATCAAGTAACCATTGATGCTGCTTTGGCTATTAAAGAACACAATGTTGGTATTAAGTGCGCTACAATCACCCCAGACGAGGAGCGTGTTGAAG AATTTAAGTTGAAGAAGATGTGGTTGAGTCCAAATGGCACCATACGTAACATCCTTGGCGGTACAGTTTTCCGCGAACCAATCATTTGCAAGGCAGTTCCCCGTCTTGTTCCAGGATGGGAAAAGGCAATTGTTATCGGTCGTCATGCATTTGGAGATCAG TACAAAGCGACCGATTTCGTTGCTCCTGGACCTGGAAAGTTTGAAATGACATTTACTCCATCAGACGGTGGTGACAAGCAGACTTGGGAAGTGTACAACTTCACCGGTGCTGGAGGATGTGGCATGGGAATGTACAATACCGATGAGTCAATCGCTGGCTTTGCACACGCATGCTTCCAGTATTCACTCATGAAAAAATGGCCTCTTTACATGAGCACTAAGAACACCATTTTGAAGAGATATGATGGCCGTTTCAAGGACATCTTTCAGGAAATATATGAAAA AGACTATGTAAAGCAATTTGAAGCTGCCAACATTTGGTATGAGCATCGATTGATAGATGATATGGTTGCCCAGGCTGTAAAGTCATCCGGAGCATTTGTGTGGGCATGCAAGAATTATGATGGAGATGTACAGTCGGATATTGTTGCTCAag GTTATGGATCTCTTGGTCTAATGACTAGTGTACTAGTGTGTCCAGATGGTAAGACAATTGAATCAGAGGCAGCTCATGGTACAGTCACCAGGCATTACAGGGAACATCAAAAG GGTAACTCAACTAGTACTAATCCAGTAGCCAGTATTTTTGCCTGGACTAGAGGATTGGAACACCGTGCTAAACTAGATGGCAATGATGACCTGAAACACTTCTGCCAAACATTGGAGAAGGTGTGTGTAGATACAATAGATTCTGGCAAGATGACCAAAGATTTAGCTGGGTGCATCCATGGAATTAAGAA TGTCAAACCTGAGCATTTTCTTCAAACAATGGACTTTTTAGCTGCTATTGCAGAGAACCTTAATAAACAACTGAAATAA